From the genome of Acidihalobacter aeolianus:
CGGCAGGCGTGCCCGGACGGGCGCTGTAGATGAAGCTGAACGAGTGGTCGAAACCGACGTCCTCGATGAGCTGCATCGTCGACTCGAAATCCTCGTCCGTCTCGCCGGGAAAGCCGACGATGAAATCCGAGGACAGGCTCAGATCGGGACGCAGCTTGCGCAGGCGGCGGATCTTGGCCTTGTATTCGAGCGCGGTATGCCCGCGCTTCATGGCCGCCAGGATACGATCCGAACCGTGCTGCACCGGCAGGTGCAGATGGCTCACCAGCTCCGGCACCTCGGCGTAGACCTGGATCAGGCTGTCGCTGAATTCGACCGGGTGCGAAGTTGTGTAGCGAATCCGCTCGATGCCGTCGACGGCAGCCACATAGCGAATCAGCAGGGCAAGATCGGCCGTGCCGCCATCGTCCATCGCGCCGCGATAGGCATTGACGTTCTGTCCCAGCAGGTTGACCTCGCGCACGCCCTGCTCCGCGAGCATGGCGACTTCCGCGATCACGTCGTCGAAGGGACGGCTAACCTCCTCGCCGCGTGTATATGGCACCACGCAGTAGGTGCAGTACTTGCTGCACCCTTCCATGATAGACACGAACGCGGTCGGACCATCGGCGCGCGGTTCGGGGAGATAATCGAATTTTTCGATCTCGGGAAAGCTGACGTCGACCACCGGTGCCCGTGCCCGGCGCACCTCGGCCACCATCTCGGGCAGGCGATGCAGGGTCTGAGGGCCGAACACGATGTCGACGAACGGTGCCCGCTGGCGCAGGGCCTCACCCTCCTGGGAAGCGACACAGCCGCCGACGCCGATGATCAGATTGGGATTGCGCGCCTTGAGTTCCCGCCACTTGCCCAGCAGCGAGAACACCTTCTCCTGGGCCTTCTCGCGAATCGAGCATGTGTTG
Proteins encoded in this window:
- the miaB gene encoding tRNA (N6-isopentenyl adenosine(37)-C2)-methylthiotransferase MiaB, yielding MNAKVYIQTQGCQMNEYDSSKMLDVLHAAEGSAAAQTPEEADILLVNTCSIREKAQEKVFSLLGKWRELKARNPNLIIGVGGCVASQEGEALRQRAPFVDIVFGPQTLHRLPEMVAEVRRARAPVVDVSFPEIEKFDYLPEPRADGPTAFVSIMEGCSKYCTYCVVPYTRGEEVSRPFDDVIAEVAMLAEQGVREVNLLGQNVNAYRGAMDDGGTADLALLIRYVAAVDGIERIRYTTSHPVEFSDSLIQVYAEVPELVSHLHLPVQHGSDRILAAMKRGHTALEYKAKIRRLRKLRPDLSLSSDFIVGFPGETDEDFESTMQLIEDVGFDHSFSFIYSARPGTPAASYPDDVPMTVKKARLARLQARIDEMASAISRNMVGTVQRVLVTGPSRKDPNWLAARTENNRVINFLGDASLIGHFVAVAVTEALSHSLRGALASAPVSARAVGV